From Gemmatimonas sp., one genomic window encodes:
- a CDS encoding peptidylprolyl isomerase, translating to MKSYRLSVLAAVAFAVACGAASNPDVAASAGDQQLSVTRLADILGTSQAPLEKDVARSIAELWVNYQLVGVAAAKGDSLADKKTMDEALWSNIDNIRVKKFYDNVSKGWDTLTPGPDEQRYMNGEAMAARHILVKVEANATPEQKAAAQKKAEGIRAEATPANFAKLAAKSDEPGAGERGGDLGLFGKGMMVPEFEKCVMAIKPGEISPVCATSFGFHVIYRSPYADVAAKFAPIAKQRNVQIAESTYLAKVESSNGVELTSGVAVKAKAIARNPLGYGKDNGKLATYKSGELTASEFANWVAAYPPNSQIRPQLLNAPDSLVEKFVRQIVRNELVLHQADSAKATLDTAELSNLYLNFKNAVTQTWSSLNVEPSKLADSAKAGGDKAKIAAARIESFFDKLIKNEVPFVDVPYPVAHALQKKFAFAINDAGLDKVVEKAKTVRATSDSLKAGKGAPGVPAPGGAPAPMPMPTPDTTKK from the coding sequence ATGAAATCGTATCGTTTGTCCGTGCTCGCTGCCGTCGCGTTCGCCGTTGCCTGTGGTGCCGCGTCCAATCCGGACGTCGCGGCCTCGGCCGGTGACCAACAGCTCTCCGTGACGCGCCTGGCGGACATCCTGGGCACTTCGCAGGCCCCGCTCGAAAAGGACGTTGCCCGTTCCATCGCCGAGCTCTGGGTGAATTACCAGCTCGTGGGTGTGGCGGCCGCCAAGGGCGACTCGCTCGCCGACAAGAAGACCATGGACGAGGCGCTGTGGTCGAATATCGACAACATCCGCGTCAAGAAGTTCTACGACAATGTCTCGAAGGGCTGGGATACACTCACCCCGGGCCCGGACGAGCAGCGGTACATGAATGGCGAGGCGATGGCCGCGCGTCATATCCTGGTCAAGGTTGAAGCCAACGCGACGCCGGAGCAGAAGGCCGCCGCGCAGAAGAAGGCAGAGGGCATCCGTGCCGAAGCCACTCCGGCCAACTTCGCCAAGCTGGCCGCGAAGAGCGACGAGCCTGGTGCTGGCGAGCGTGGTGGTGACCTTGGCCTGTTCGGCAAAGGCATGATGGTGCCCGAGTTCGAGAAGTGCGTCATGGCCATCAAGCCGGGCGAGATCTCGCCGGTGTGCGCGACGTCGTTTGGCTTCCACGTGATCTACCGCTCGCCGTATGCCGACGTCGCCGCGAAGTTCGCGCCGATCGCCAAGCAGCGGAACGTGCAGATCGCCGAGAGCACCTATCTGGCGAAGGTCGAGTCGTCGAATGGCGTCGAGCTGACGTCGGGCGTCGCCGTGAAGGCCAAGGCCATCGCGCGCAACCCGCTCGGCTACGGCAAGGACAACGGCAAGCTCGCCACGTACAAGAGCGGCGAACTCACGGCGTCGGAATTCGCCAACTGGGTGGCGGCCTACCCGCCGAACTCGCAGATCCGTCCGCAGCTCCTGAACGCGCCGGATTCGCTGGTCGAGAAGTTCGTGCGCCAGATCGTGCGGAACGAGCTCGTGCTGCACCAGGCCGACAGCGCCAAGGCGACGCTCGATACCGCCGAACTGTCGAACCTGTATTTGAATTTCAAGAACGCCGTGACGCAGACGTGGAGCTCACTCAACGTCGAGCCGTCGAAGCTCGCCGACAGCGCGAAGGCCGGTGGCGACAAGGCGAAGATCGCCGCCGCGCGCATCGAGTCGTTCTTCGACAAGCTGATCAAGAACGAAGTGCCGTTCGTGGACGTGCCGTACCCGGTCGCCCATGCGCTGCAGAAGAAGTTCGCGTTCGCGATCAACGATGCGGGTCTCGACAAAGTTGTCGAAAAGGCCAAGACGGTGCGTGCCACGTCGGATTCGCTGAAGGCCGGCAAGGGCGCCCCGGGCGTTCCGGCTCCGGGCGGTGCTCCGGCCCCGATGCCGATGCCGACGCCTGACACGACCAAGAAGTAA